A single Glycine soja cultivar W05 chromosome 14, ASM419377v2, whole genome shotgun sequence DNA region contains:
- the LOC114384463 gene encoding auxin response factor 6-like, protein MKLSSSGFNPPAEEEGEKKCLNSELWHACAGPLVSLPLVGSRVVYFPQGHSEQVAASTNREVDAHIPNYPNLPPQLICQLHNVTMHADAETDEVYAQMTLQPLSPQEQKEVYLLPAELGTPGKQPTNYFCKTLTASDTSTHGGFSVPRRAAEKVFPPLDYSQQPPAQELIARDLHDNEWKFRHIFRGQPKRHLLTTGWSVFVSAKRLVAGDSVLFIWNEKNQLLLGIRRANRPQTIMPSSVLSSDSMHIGLLAAAAHAAATNSRFTIFYNPRASPSEFVIPLAKYVKAVYHTRVSVGMRFRMLFETEESSVRRYMGTITGISDLDPVRWPNSHWRSVKVGWDESTAGERQPRVSLWEIEPLTTFPMYPSPFPLRLRRPWPSGLPSLYGLKDGDMGIGSPFMWLQGGLGDQGMQSLNFQGLGVTPWMQPRLDASIPGLQPELYQAMASSAFQEIRTMDPSKSSQSLLQFQQTSNVPSAHASEVQRQVLPQSQPQNTLLHNYQENQVPAQSQLLQQQLHRYHPYSDPRQQQQQLKNLPVQQQLPNVISPLSNFASGTQSQSPPIQALASHCQQQSFPELMRNHISGSDVSSIHSLLGSFSQDGTSQLLNLSGSNSVMSSAAMLPKQITTEPPQLPSAAPQCVLPQVENLGTSQSNVSELAALPPFAGREHSAYHAAADPQSNLLFGINIDPSSLMLQNGMSNLRNIGNVNNSLSLPFSASNCGGASGTDFPLSSNMTTSSCVDESGFLQSSENVDQANTPTGTFVKVHKSGSFGRSLDISKFSSYDELISELARMFGLEGQLEDPKTQRSGWQLVFVDRENDVLLLGDDPWQEFVNNVWYIKILSPLEVQQMGKGLSPSTSAPGNKLSTPANSCDNYVSQQELRSSRNGMASMGSFHY, encoded by the exons ATGAAGCTCTCTTCTTCTGGATTTAACCCTCCTGCTGAAGAAGAAG GGGAGAAAAAATGTTTGAATTCTGAACTTTGGCATGCTTGTGCTGGCCCTCTGGTTTCTCTGCCTCTGGTTGGAAGTCGTGTAGTATACTTTCCCCAAGGTCATAGTGAGCAG GTTGCTGCATCAACCAACAGGGAAGTAGATGCACATATTCCTAATTACCCTAACTTGCCACCACAACTTATCTGTCAGCTTCACAATGTGACAATGCAT GCAGATGCTGAAACGGATGAAGTATATGCTCAAATGACTCTGCAACCTCTAAGTCCA caAGAGCAAAAGGAGGTGTATCTGCTGCCTGCAGAGTTGGGTACTCCCGGCAAGCAACCAACCAACTACTTCTGCAAAACATTAACTGCAAGTGATACCAGCACTCATGGAGGATTTTCTGTTCCTCGAAGAGCAGCTGAAAAAGTCTTCCCTCCTCTT GATTACTCACAGCAGCCTCCTGCTCAAGAGCTAATTGCCAGAGATCTTCATGATAATGAATGGAAATTCAGGCATATATTTCGtg GTCAGCCCAAAAGGCATCTTCTTACTACAGGGTGGAGTGTCTTTGTCAGTGCGAAGAGGCTTGTTGCTGGTGATTCAGTCCTTTTCATCtg GAATGAAAAAAACCAGTTACTCTTGGGCATACGGCGAGCGAATCGTCCGCAGACTATCATGCCATCATCGGTTCTGTCAAGTGATAGCATGCACATTGGTCTTCTTGCTGCTGCAGCTCATGCAGCTGCCACAAACAGCCGCTTTACTATATTCTATAATCCTAG GGCAAGCCCATCTGAATTTGTCATTCCTTTGGCCAAGTACGTTAAAGCTGTGTATCATACACGAGTTTCTGTTGGCATGCGATTTAGGATGCTATTTGAGACAGAAGAATCAAGTGTTCGCCG ATACATGGGTACCATAACTGGTATTAGTGATTTAGATCCAGTCCGCTGGCCAAATTCACACTGGCGTTCTGTGAAG GTTGGCTGGGATGAGTCCACTGCAGGGGAGAGGCAGCCAAGAGTTTCCTTGTGGGAGATTGAACCTTTGACAACATTCCCAATGTATCCATCTCCATTCCCCTTAAGGTTGAGGCGCCCTTGGCCATCGGGCTTACCTTCTTTATATG GTCTCAAGGATGGAGACATGGGCATTGGTTCtccattcatgtggctccaagGTGGGCTTGGGGATCAAGGAATGCAATCTTTAAACTTCCAGGGGCTTGGTGTTACACCATGGATGCAACCTAGACTTGATGCTTCTATACCAGGTCTCCAACCAGAGTTATACCAagcaatggcttcttctgcattccAGGAAATAAGGACAATGGATCCTTCAAAATCTTCGCAATCTCTGTTGCAGTTTCAGCAGACTTCGAATGTTCCCAGTGCTCATGCTTCTGAGGTACAGAGGCAAGTATTACCACAGTCTCAGCCTCAAAACACCCTTCTACACAATTATCAAGAAAACCAGGTGCCTGCTCAGTCACAACTTCTGCAACAACAGTTGCATCGTTACCACCCATATAGTGATCCGCGGCAACAGCAGCAGCAACTTAAAAACTTGCCTGTTCAGCAGCAGTTACCAAATGTCATCTCTCCTTTGTCTAATTTTGCATCAGGTACCCAGTCTCAATCTCCTCCCATACAAGCCCTAGCTTCACATTGCCAGCAGCAGAGCTTTCCTGAACTTATGAGGAATCATATTTCTGGTTCTGATGTTTCCTCTATCCATAGTCTACTAGGTTCATTCTCCCAGGATGGAACATCCCAGTTACTTAACTTGAGTGGATCCAATTCCGTTATGTCTTCTGCAGCCATGCTACCCAAGCAAATAACCACTGAACCTCCTCAGCTTCCATCTGCTGCTCCTCAGTGTGTATTGCCTCAGGTGGAAAACTTGGGAACATCACAATCAAATGTGTCTGAACTTGCTGCTTTGCCTCCATTTGCTGGAAGAGAACATTCTGCATACCATGCTGCTGCTGATCCTCAGAGCAATCTTTTATTTGGGATTAACATTGACCCCTCTTCTCTTATGCTGCAAAATGGCATGTCAAACCTGAGAAATATAGGCAATGTGAACAATTCATTATCGTTGccattttctgcttcaaatTGTGGTGGTGCTTCAGGCACTGATTTCCCCTTAAGTTCAAACATGACAACTTCGAGTTGTGTGGATGAATCAGGTTTCTTGCAGTCTTCTGAAAATGTAGACCAAGCAAATACACCAACTGGAACCTTTGTTAAG GTTCACAAGTCAGGGTCCTTTGGCAGGTCACTGGACATTTCCAAGTTCAGCAGCTATGATGAGCTCATTAGTGAGCTTGCTCGCATGTTTGGCCTTGAAGGCCAACTAGAGGACCCTAAGACTCAGAGATCAGGCTGGCAGCTTGTATTTGTTGACCGGGAGAATGATGTTCTTCTTCTTGGTGATGATCCTTGGCA GGAGTTTGTGAACAATGTGTGGTACATAAAAATACTATCTCCACTAGAAGTGCAACAAATGGGCAAAGGTCTTAGTCCTTCTACTTCTGCCCCAGGTAACAAACTTTCTACTCCTGCCAACTCTTGTGATAATTATGTGAGTCAACAAGAGTTGAGAAGTTCGAGAAATGGCATGGCATCAATGGGATCTTTTCACTACTAG
- the LOC114382964 gene encoding non-specific lipid-transfer protein A-like, whose amino-acid sequence MKKVFVAFLTLQVVLVLTIIAAEPAGKGYNCEKAKSSVTPCIKYLTSKVDTPSAACCNGVKEVKSSAPTKDEKIAACQCLKEVTTHIPNLKEDRATALPKQCGVDVGFLITKKNCSSIA is encoded by the exons atgaagaaagtgTTTGTAGCATTCTTAACACTGCAAGTTGTATTAGTCCTTACAATTATAGCTGCAGAGCCAGCAGGGAAGGGCTACAATTGTGAAAAGGCAAAAAGCTCAGTGACACCATGCATAAAATACCTCACTAGTAAAGTTGATACCCCTTCAGCTGCATGTTGCAATGGTGTCAAGGAAGTGAAATCATCAGCACCAACCAAAGATGAAAAAATTGCTGCATGTCAGTGCCTTAAAGAAGTAACAACTCACATTCCTAACTTAAAGGAAGACAGAGCCACTGCACTTCCTAAACAATGTGGTGTTGATGTGGGTTTTCTCATCACCAAGAAGAACTGTAGCAG CATTGCTTGA
- the LOC114385226 gene encoding sericin-1-like — protein HPEVITGALGGPAFGGPEVVIGALGGPAFGGPEVVIGALGGPAFGGPEGVTGDSGSEAVTGALGGPAFGGPEVVIGALGGPAFGGPKGVTGGSGSEAVIGGSGSEAVTGALGGPAFGGPEVVISALGGPAFSGPEVEIGALGGPEGVTGGSGSEAVTGAFGGPAFGGPEVVISALGGPAFGGPEGVTGGSGSEAVTVRTNTTSREKIVTNTPFIL, from the coding sequence catcCTGAAGTTATAACTGGTGCTCTTGGTGGTCCTGCCTTTGGTGGCCCTGAAGTTGTAATCGGTGCTCTTGGTGGCCCTGCCTTTGGTGGCCCCGAAGTTGTAATCGGTGCCCTTGGTGGCCCTGCCTTTGGTGGTCCTGAAGGTGTAACTGGTGACTCTGGTTCTGAAGCTGTAACTGGTGCCCTTGGTGGCCCTGCCTTTGGTGGGCCCGAAGTTGTAATCGGTGCCCTTGGCGGCCCTGCCTTTGGTGGTCCTAAAGGTGTAACTGGTGGCTCTGGTTCTGAAGCTGTAATTGGTGGTTCTGGTTCTGAAGCTGTAACTGGTGCCCTTGGTGGCCCTGCCTTTGGTGGGCCCGAAGTTGTAATCAGTGCCCTTGGTGGCCCTGCCTTTAGTGGCCCTGAAGTTGAAATTGGTGCTCTTGGTGGCCCTGAAGGTGTAACTGGTGGCTCTGGTTCTGAAGCTGTAACTGGTGCCTTTGGTGGCCCTGCCTTTGGTGGGCCCGAAGTTGTAATCAGTGCCCTTGGCGGCCCTGCCTTTGGTGGTCCTGAAGGTGTAACTGGTGGCTCTGGTTCTGAAGCTGTAACTGTGAGAACAAATACAACTAGTAGAGAAAAAATTGTTACAAACACTCCCTTcattttgtaa
- the LOC114383703 gene encoding proline-rich receptor-like protein kinase PERK9, with translation MKKVFVAIFPLLVVFVLTFTASEPEPPVTPSGPPKAGPPRAPVTASEPEPPVTPSRPPKAGPPRAPVTASGPPKAGPPRAPITTSGPPKAGPPRTPIITSGPPRAPITTSG, from the coding sequence atgaagaaagtgTTTGTAGCAATTTTTCCTCTACTAGTTGTATTTGTTCTCACATTTACAGCTTCAGAACCAGAGCCACCAGTTACACCTTCAGGACCACCAAAGGCAGGGCCACCAAGGGCACCAGTTACAGCTTCAGAACCAGAGCCACCAGTTACACCTTCAAGACCACCAAAGGCAGGGCCACCAAGGGCACCAGTTACAGCTTCGGGACCACCAAAGGCAGGACCACCAAGGGCACCGATTACAACTTCGGGACCACCAAAGGCAGGGCCGCCAAGAACACCGATTATAACTTCAGGGCCACCAAGAGCACCAATTACAACTTCAGGATGA